The Desulfovibrio sp. JC022 nucleotide sequence GAAGAGGCCGGGCAGGCTGCTACTGCCATGGAAGAAATGAACGCTACTGTTTTTGAGGTTGCCCGTCATGCGCAGGAAGCTGCGAGTGATGCGGACAAAGCAAAAGCTGATGCGGAAAAAGGCGAGGATACCGTGGCCGGGGTTGTCAGTGCCATTGATGAGGTTTCCGGTCAGGCAAATTCCCTGAAAGCTTCCATGGAAGATCTGGATGTCAAGGCCGAGGCCATCGGTAACGTGCTGGGCGTGATTGAAGATATTGCGGACCAGACCAACCTGCTGGCTCTGAATGCGGCTATCGAGGCTGCCCGTGCCGGTGAGGCCGGACGCGGATTTGCTGTTGTTGCCGATGAGGTTCGCAAACTGGCGGAAAAGACCGTGCAGGCAACCGCTGAAGTTCATAAGGCTGTGGGAGATATTCAAAATGGAGCGAAGACCAATGTACGGGCTACTGAAACCGCAGTCGAGTCGGTAACCCGCAGTACCGAGCTTGCCGGTGAGTCCGGTGATGCACTGGCCCGGATTGTCTCTATGTCTGAAGAGACTTCTGACCGGATCAGGTCCATTGCCACTGCCGCTGAGCAGCAGGCCGCAGCCAGTGAGCAGATCAACCGCTCCACTGAAGAGGTCAGCCGCATCTCCAGCGAGACCGAACAGGCCATGGTGGAATCAGCCGAGGCCATTGAAAAGCTGGCCCAGTTGGCCGAGAATCTCTCCGATATTATCCATGGGATGCAGAACAAATAAGAGTTCTAAACAGGTAAAAATAGAAGCGGGCAAATCCATTCGGATTTGCCCGCTTCTTATTTAACTGACTAAAAAAGGAAATTAAAACGGCGAAGCCTAACAAAAGTTTTGATTCGCCTCGTCCTGAGGCTCACCCCTTTTTACAAAAAGGGTTTAAGCCCCCGGAGGGCCCGCCGGGAGGCATTCCCCTCACAACCTGAGGAGCTTTCTTTTCTTTGTTCAAAATCCGTAGCGCAGGTAATCCTTGTCCTTGCGGTTGATGAGCTGGATGTAGCGGTAACGGCTCTTGACCTGAGCTTCTTCGAGCAGCGAGTAACCCTGATTGCGGCAGGAGTCACAGGCCGCCGCCGGGATTTCCAGCCCGAAGCCCATGGGACCGCCCTCGCGCTGAGTTTCCACTTTGAGCAGACCCCGGCAGTTATTGCAGAGCAGTAAGGATTCGGTCTGGGATTCGGTGAATCCTTCGGTGTCGTAGAAAATATTGCGATGCCGCACGGACCAGTTACCACTGACCACACCTTCGCTGCTTTCAGCCGGCGGATTGAAATAGATCTCCTTTACCCCTTCGCAGATGGTCGCGATGTAATTCATGACCTCTTCGGATTCCTTGAGTGTCTTGGGGTTAAAACCCGGCTCGCGTACGTGGGAATAATCTACCCCGGCCATAGCCAGACTGATGCCGAGGTTTACGTAGGGCAGTGCTCCCTGAATGGCGTATCCTCCCTCAAGTACGGCAATGTCCGGCTTGAGCATGGAATTGAGCGCGGCGTATCCCTGCGCCGAGAAATTCATGTTGGTGATCGGGTCGGTGAAATGGTTGTCCTGTCCGGCAGAGTTGATAATCAGGTCCGGCTTGAAATCTTCAAGAATGGGCATGACTGCTTTTTCCATCACCATCATGAACCCGTCATCGGAAGTTCCGGGGGGCAGGGGGATATTTACCGTGCGCCCAAGAGCTTTGGGGCCGCCTGATTCTTTGGGGAATCCTGTGCCCGGATAAAGGGTGCGCCCGTCCTGATGCAGGGAGATGAACAGGGTGTCCGGGTCGTGCCAGTAGACATCCTGTGTGCCGTCCCCGTGGTGGCAGTCGGTATCCACAATGGCGATGCGTTTGGGACCGTAATTTTCACGGATGTATTCGCACATGATTGCTTCGATGTTGATGGCGCAGAATCCGCGTGAACCCTGCACTGTCTTCATGGCGTGGTGTCCCGGAGGACGTACGAGGGCGAAAGCACGTTCCCGTTCTCCTTCCATAACCAGCTTGGCTGCCTTGATGGCGCCACCAGCAGAAATGCAGTGTGAGCGGGTGGCAACGGCCTCGGCTTCGGGAAAGCAGAAGTGGACCCGTTCAATATCTTCGCTGCAAGCCACTTCGGGCTTGTATTCGCGGATACCTTCGATGTCGAAGAGACCTTCCTCGCGCAGCTGGTCCTGAGTGTAGAGCAGCCTTTCCTCCCGTTCCGGGTGGGTGGGGGATATGGCCCAGTCAAAGGCGGGGAAAAATATGATTCCCAGACTGTTGTCAGCCTTGAGCATTATTGACTCCGTTTATGAATATGTCCGGTCCACGCCGGGTTTGATCTGGCATTTGACCCTGATATTGCGGCCTACAGTGCTGGCCCCGTTGACCATATTGAACGATGAAGAGCTGGTGATCTGGGCATTAGAACCGTCCGATGCCACATGCATCTCGCCGAGATGGGCCAGTAGATGGTTCATGGCATCCTTTTCCGCGTCTTCGAGTTTGTAATTGCGGGGGATGTTCTCGCGATGCCCCAAGGAGGGAATGAACATGAGTCCGCGTTCGGTGTCGGCGAAAAGTTCCAGCTCGGTGGTGGTACGGGTCAGGGCCGCGCCGATGGCATTGGCCACATCGTAGTTTTCCGGCACTTCGGTGGAAAGGCGGAATTTGCGGAAGACGTCCATCTTCATGGCCTGTGCCGGGCCACCCATAATGTAAATTTTGCGGGGAATGATCTTCCGGTTCTCCAGCAGTTCATGGATGGTATAAACCGGCTGCTGGTTGATTTCATCCACAAGGGAGCGGGTGGAATCGTGGATTTTATCCACGGCGTACCCGATGGCCTGATCCGCAAGCTCGTCCGGTTCAAGACCGTTCTTGGCGGCAAAGGCGGTGAAGCCTGTTTTGGAACGTTCAATATTACCGCAATCGCAGGATTCTTTCCAGATCAGGGCGTCAGTCAAAGTGGGAGTTTCGCCCCCGAAAGCTATTGAAGGCCCGAGACGGTTGGGGCCGACCCGGACTTTTTCATTAAGCATTGAAATGGCTGAATCCCCGCCGATGCCGATGGAGTGGACCTTCAGGGCCCGCACAAGGGTGGGGTGGGAACCGATGTGGATACCTTCCTGTTCAATGAGCGGGCTGCCCCCGGCAAAAATGGCGATGTCGGTGGTGGTTCCGCCGATGTCGTAAATGATGGAATCATGGGTGATATTACACAGGGCGATGATGCCCATGACACTTGCTGCCGGACCGGAAAAAATGGATTGCACCGGAACCTTGCGCGAGAGGTCCAGCGGCATGGTCCCGCCATCCGC carries:
- a CDS encoding histone deacetylase, with translation MLKADNSLGIIFFPAFDWAISPTHPEREERLLYTQDQLREEGLFDIEGIREYKPEVACSEDIERVHFCFPEAEAVATRSHCISAGGAIKAAKLVMEGERERAFALVRPPGHHAMKTVQGSRGFCAINIEAIMCEYIRENYGPKRIAIVDTDCHHGDGTQDVYWHDPDTLFISLHQDGRTLYPGTGFPKESGGPKALGRTVNIPLPPGTSDDGFMMVMEKAVMPILEDFKPDLIINSAGQDNHFTDPITNMNFSAQGYAALNSMLKPDIAVLEGGYAIQGALPYVNLGISLAMAGVDYSHVREPGFNPKTLKESEEVMNYIATICEGVKEIYFNPPAESSEGVVSGNWSVRHRNIFYDTEGFTESQTESLLLCNNCRGLLKVETQREGGPMGFGLEIPAAACDSCRNQGYSLLEEAQVKSRYRYIQLINRKDKDYLRYGF
- a CDS encoding hydantoinase/oxoprolinase family protein, whose product is MLLLGIDVGGTHTDAVAIGPDGLEAQVKVATRHDNLLSSIRDSLGEIVRHTDPARIKQLNLSTTLSTNSIVEGNYEDVGVIVSAGPGLDPHSFMTCKDFHVIPGSLDHRGSETKRLDNLSLEEAIASCRNAGIKVYAAVTKFSPRNPAHEKSIELAIGDNSDFTTLGHQLTGRLNFPRRISTAFYNCAVWRVFNKFADAIADTLDEMGLGHIKVNILKADGGTMPLDLSRKVPVQSIFSGPAASVMGIIALCNITHDSIIYDIGGTTTDIAIFAGGSPLIEQEGIHIGSHPTLVRALKVHSIGIGGDSAISMLNEKVRVGPNRLGPSIAFGGETPTLTDALIWKESCDCGNIERSKTGFTAFAAKNGLEPDELADQAIGYAVDKIHDSTRSLVDEINQQPVYTIHELLENRKIIPRKIYIMGGPAQAMKMDVFRKFRLSTEVPENYDVANAIGAALTRTTTELELFADTERGLMFIPSLGHRENIPRNYKLEDAEKDAMNHLLAHLGEMHVASDGSNAQITSSSSFNMVNGASTVGRNIRVKCQIKPGVDRTYS